Below is a window of Mycolicibacterium chitae DNA.
CGCCCCATGCGCCGACCCCGCGGTTGGTGGTGATGACGATGCTGGTCTTCAAATAGCGTTGGGATACGACTTGAAACAGCGCCGAGGCTGCCTCAGCTGGTAGTGGCAGGTAGCCCAGTTCGTCGATCACCAGCAGTGTTGGGCCGGCGTAGAACCGCATGGTGGTGGCCCAGCGTCCCTCGATGGCGGCGCGGTGGCAGCGTGCGGCCAGGTCGGCGGCGGTAGTGAAGTAGGTGCGGTATCCGGCATGTGCTGCGGCCCTTGCTAATCCAACTGATAAGTGCGTTTTTCCTGTGCCCGGCGGGCCGATCAGTAGGACGTTGGTTGCCGATTCGAGGTAGCGGCAGGTGCCCAGTTCGTCGATCAGTGCGCGGTCGATGCCGGCGGCGGCGTCGACATCGAAATCGGCGAGGGTGGCGGGGGTGGGCAGGTTGGCGAACCGCAATCTTCCAGCGAGGCGGCGGGCGGTGCTGGCATCGACTTCGGCGGCCAGCAGCCGCTCCAGGGCCACCGTGATCGACAGGCCCTCGGCGGTGGCCTGGTCGAGCACCGAGGGCAGGGCCTCGGCGGCAGCGGTGAGTTTAAGCTCGGCCAGGTGCGACCGCAGTTGCTGATAGCGGCTTGCCGCGGCCGCCGGTGTCTCGGTGGTGGTTTTCGGGGTGCGTGGGGTGGGGGTCATTGCAGGGTCCTTTTCTGGGCGGCCCGCTCGTAGACGGACAGGTCGATGACAGTGGAATCGGTTGATGGCGTGGTTGATTCGGCCGAATTGGCGGTGGTGTCGCGGAGCGCACGCAGTTGTGCGGCAGCGGTTTTGGCGGCCGGGCCGGGTGGGATGCGTTCCTTGCGGCGATGCGGTCGCCCGGTGTTAGCGGTGGCCATCGCCGCGGTGTCCAGGGCGATGATGTGGCCGCTGTCGCGGACCATCACACCGAGCCCGTCGGCAGCCATGCGGTGTCGCGCGATCACGATCCCACTCGTGGTGGCGATGTCGCAGAACTGGCCACCGATTGGATGGCTGATCGTCACCTGCGCGGCAGCCAGCTCCGGTGGCACCGAGTACCGGTTGCCGCGGTAGGACACCAACGCTTGGCGCGAGGCGGTCCGGGACTGCGACACGATCACCGGATACGGCGCCGCCGGCACCGGCGCCAGCGGTTCGGCCTTGGCGACCACGGCCACCGAGGATCGC
It encodes the following:
- the istB gene encoding IS21-like element helper ATPase IstB, with product MTPTPRTPKTTTETPAAAASRYQQLRSHLAELKLTAAAEALPSVLDQATAEGLSITVALERLLAAEVDASTARRLAGRLRFANLPTPATLADFDVDAAAGIDRALIDELGTCRYLESATNVLLIGPPGTGKTHLSVGLARAAAHAGYRTYFTTAADLAARCHRAAIEGRWATTMRFYAGPTLLVIDELGYLPLPAEAASALFQVVSQRYLKTSIVITTNRGVGAWGEVLGDTTVAAAMLDRLLHRSVVINLDGESYRLRDHHAAAESLRRAATGTRQPLH